GATATTGTTTCCCCAATATCCCCAGATCTACTTCATATTTCGGGACTTTTCAGTTTATTAAGAACCCTAGGTTGCTAACGACGGCAATCTATAAGCCGCATGCCATTTTTTTCAGCTTTATAAACAGATCACCTGCCCCAGTCTCCACCCATGATTTTTATTAGCCCTTAAATAACTTAGTTCTAATAACAGGTATAATTATTTGTAGATTTATGCCTCAACCTTATCTTTTAGGGCTATTGCCTAACTACCCATACACTACAAAGGAACCAATGAAAACTGCTGAAAGTAAGATCACAACTGTACCTTTAACGACAAAAAAAGTGACGACAATAAAGAAACTATCTTCATCGACTTTGAAGACAGAAGAAAATGCTTTTACAGAAAATGATAAGAAAAGTAAGACGGGTGTTGTAGCCATCATTTTGATGTGTGTGGCACTCATAATCATACTCGTAGTGGGTGTTTTGGTCTGGAGAAAATACTCTGGAAAATTAAAGGTAACTTACCTTAGTCGTATTTAATAAAAAAGCTTTACTTCGATCTAAACATCTTCTGTTGATTTGATAGAAATTGTGTAAACCACGCCAGTTACCTGTGGACAACGAAAATGACAACAGAAATGTATACGCTTCAATGGCTAATGACACTATTGATAATCTGTATGTCACAATAGATTCTAATCCAGGTAGCCtctgtatttctttttttgaatgattaatGTTATTAGACTGGTTTTAATcatgcagttttaattttttttagaaacaaagCAAAGAAATTTATATGTAAGTGTCAATACTATTCTGCAACAAAGTCGATTTATTTTAGAATCTATGAAGTTGACAGAATAGGAGAGCTGTACACATTTCATTTTGGGGggaacaaattaaaaaagtcatttaatgTTGCAAATTATAGACACAAcgaaatgtttatttattaaatattttaacataAAATATCCAGTAACTTGAAATCGGTACATGCGCCTATCATACAACCTAAGCAAACTAATAATGTTTAGCGTTAAGAGCTGCAATTCAATCTTGACTTCTGTTTCTTTAGAGTGACTCATCCTGTGATGCGCCGTATGAAACACCAGTAATTACCACAGGGGCAATCTACACACCACTAGATAGAGCGACTTCGGAACCATTATACTTTGAATGCGAGAAAGAATATGCGGACGTTGCAAACTTGACTGAAGATCCAATATATTTTGAGACTGAACCAGAGTCGTAATGGAATACTAATTTTAGGTGCAGTGTTGCCCGTAATTGACatcgaataaataaataaaaaataatcaagtTTTTTCACAAATAGAAGATATTATTTGCTGCATTTAAGCTCAAGTACTGGCTGTATAGAGTGTGGACTCTGATTGACTTATAAATAGAGATCGCTAAATGTTgcacattttcaaaataattccAGGAAAGTGtacaaaataaacacttctaaccCTTCCCGCTACTGCCAActccttgtaatttttagaaacagCAATGAATGTTCACatcattattataattattataacaGAGTAGTTATTCTACCTTGTTAACTTTTAAGCATATAGGAAAGTTTTCTTAGGCATAAAATTTTAGTTTCTCATAGCGTGTATTAGCAAACCTTTATTCCAAATTATGGTCTTTGCATGAATTAACACATCTCTATGCACGCATTTTAATGTCGTTGCATTGTAGAGTAAACTTGCAGTCATATTACTTTACGTACATTAACAGAAATAACACACGTTAAAAACTTACTAAAGCGTGGCTAAAGTGAAACCGTTTTAGCAGACACAATC
The genomic region above belongs to Hydractinia symbiolongicarpus strain clone_291-10 chromosome 4, HSymV2.1, whole genome shotgun sequence and contains:
- the LOC130641046 gene encoding uncharacterized protein LOC130641046, which translates into the protein MKIMFLNYLLGILFVSHLSFGKMIKARLHRGINDYFSSNETLDCKYYSTHTKHKGNCLCNPYQSFYANKDGVFRCYEGIGWNLGCKWTFSPPTNGIKLMSGAGNLGHLNITCHRKSRLRATVYEQWASSKWKNAVNISITHHKNFGWKVQTSTPEYLKGRLFKVVINGCERAPEASGCVLFKISGSIPWLLPNYPYTTKEPMKTAESKITTVPLTTKKVTTIKKLSSSTLKTEENAFTENDKKSKTGVVAIILMCVALIIILVVGVLVWRKYSGKLKKLCKPRQLPVDNENDNRNVYASMANDTIDNLYVTIDSNPETKQRNLYSDSSCDAPYETPVITTGAIYTPLDRATSEPLYFECEKEYADVANLTEDPIYFETEPES